From Brassica oleracea var. oleracea cultivar TO1000 chromosome C3, BOL, whole genome shotgun sequence, a single genomic window includes:
- the LOC106333064 gene encoding uncharacterized protein LOC106333064: protein MADKPVLQKPPGYRDSNMATPSPPPPLRPQQQPPPMRKTAGMPSSFRPKPKRGSCCRTCCCCVCITLVLVIFLLLVATAVFYLWFDPKLPIFSLASFRLDGFKLSDDPDGASLSATAVARVEMRNPNAKLVFYYGNTAVEMSVGNGNDETGMGETTVNGFRQGPKNSTSVKVETSVKNQLLDRGLAKRLSAKFQSKDLVMNVVAKTKVGLGVGGVKIGMLAVNLRCGGVSLNKLDTDSPKCILNTLKWVNIQ from the exons ATGGCAGATAAACCGGTTCTTCAAAAACCACCAGGTTACAGAGATTCAAACATGGCCACTCCTTCCCCTCCTCCCCCTCTCAGACCACAGCAACAACCACCACCCATGAGAAAAACCGCCGGAATGCCTTCTTCTTTCCGACCAAAGCCAAAACGCGGAAGCTGTTGTCGTACCTGCTGCTGTTGCGTCTGCATTACTCTCGTCCTCGTCATCTTCCTCCTCTTAGTCGCAACCGCCGTTTTCTACCTCTGGTTCGATCCAAAGCTCCCTATTTTCAGCCTCGCCTCTTTCCGCCTCGACGGATTCAAACTCTCCGACGATCCCGACGGCGCGTCTCTCTCCGCCACCGCCGTGGCCCGCGTGGAGATGAGGAATCCCAACGCGAAACTCGTTTTCTACTACGGGAACACCGCCGTGGAGATGAGCGTTGGCAACGGAAACGACGAGACGGGGATGGGAGAGACGACGGTTAACGGGTTCCGACAAGGTCCGAAGAACTCGACGAGCGTGAAAGTGGAGACGTCCGTGAAGAACCAGCTCCTGGACAGAGGATTGGCTAAGAGACTCTCGGCCAAGTTTCAGAGCAAAGATTTGGTTATGAATGTTGTGGCCAAGACCAAAGTTGGATTAGGTGTCGGCGGGGTTAAGATCGGAATGCTCGCCGTTAATTTGAGATGCGGCGGCGTTAGCTTGAACAAGCTTGATACTGATTCACCTAAATGCATCCTCAATACACTCAAATG GGTGAATATACAGTAA
- the LOC106332451 gene encoding arabinogalactan peptide 16-like, with translation MASRSYVAGFALFTFVFAVISSLAGAQSLAPAPAPTSDGTSIDQGIAYLLMVLALVLTYLIHPLDASSSYGFF, from the exons ATGGCGTCAAGGAGTTACGTTGCTGGTTTCGCGTTATTCACATTTGTTTTCGCCGTCATCTCGTCTCTCGCCGGCGCTCAATCCCTAGCTCCCGCTCCTGCTCCCACCAGTGATG GGACATCGATAGATCAAGGGATTGCGTATCTGCTAATGGTGTTGGCATTGGTGCTGACTTACCTCATTCATCCTCTAGATGCATCCTCTTCCTACGGCTTCTTCTGA